The Echinicola rosea genome has a segment encoding these proteins:
- a CDS encoding SMP-30/gluconolactonase/LRE family protein codes for MNVRPILMGALLGTALACSNNKKAENIQRDTAAISGSPFSIEILDDQALQVIAPNAKIQRMAAGFDWVEGPLWIEDGGFLLFSDIPQNKVYKMTADGDTSTYLRQSGYSGEGTYSREPGSNALLLNHENQLVLMQHGDRRVAKMTAGLDAPSSEFVSLVANYRGKRFNSPNDGVFDREGNLYFTDPPYGLPPQYAGKELSFQGVYCLKMDGDLILLDSLSRPNGIALSPDEKYLFVANSDDKKAVWYRYAIEKPGEVGKRELFYDATEKAKVANGLPDGMEMHPDGYLFATGPGGVWVFGLEGKVLAKIHTGQLTSNCAFSADYRQLYLTADGDILRVGLK; via the coding sequence ATGAACGTAAGACCAATTCTCATGGGCGCTTTGCTAGGAACAGCCTTGGCCTGCTCAAACAACAAAAAAGCTGAAAACATACAGCGGGACACTGCGGCAATATCCGGTTCACCCTTTTCCATTGAAATCCTGGATGATCAAGCCTTGCAGGTCATCGCTCCGAATGCCAAAATCCAGCGGATGGCTGCTGGCTTTGATTGGGTAGAAGGGCCGCTGTGGATTGAAGATGGAGGCTTTTTGTTGTTTTCGGATATTCCCCAGAATAAGGTGTACAAAATGACAGCAGATGGCGATACCAGCACTTACCTTCGTCAATCTGGCTATTCTGGGGAAGGAACCTACAGCAGAGAACCTGGCTCTAATGCCCTTTTGCTGAATCATGAAAACCAATTGGTCCTGATGCAGCATGGCGACAGGAGGGTGGCCAAAATGACAGCAGGCTTGGATGCGCCATCTTCTGAGTTTGTCTCCTTGGTGGCCAACTACCGTGGAAAACGCTTCAACAGCCCCAATGATGGGGTTTTTGACCGGGAAGGCAATCTTTACTTTACCGATCCGCCTTATGGCTTACCACCCCAATATGCCGGAAAGGAATTGTCTTTTCAGGGCGTTTATTGTCTGAAAATGGATGGTGATTTGATCTTGCTGGATTCCTTGTCCAGGCCTAATGGCATTGCACTGTCACCAGACGAAAAGTACCTGTTTGTGGCCAATTCTGATGATAAGAAGGCCGTGTGGTACCGCTATGCCATAGAAAAGCCTGGTGAGGTGGGGAAACGTGAATTGTTCTATGATGCTACCGAAAAAGCCAAGGTAGCTAATGGTCTTCCGGATGGAATGGAGATGCATCCGGATGGTTATTTGTTTGCCACAGGACCTGGAGGAGTTTGGGTTTTTGGCCTAGAAGGAAAAGTTCTGGCA
- a CDS encoding GntP family permease yields the protein MTYLIALILSLAVLITGIVKFKVHPFFMLILASLTYGFTAGMSGEQMVEAINIGFGEILGKIGLIILFGVTIGTILEKSGGALVMANRILQLIGKKSIHLAMMLTGYVLSIPVFADSALMMMNPLNKMLSKKAGVSFAGTTAALAMGLTASHVMVPPTPGPIAAAGILGANLGDVILWGVLVSSIALVPCYFYARKVADKLRVAVLIEVVTPAKEQPPLWKSLLAILIPLLLILVKSVLEYPTVNPGNGFLVRICLFLGTPAIALLVGVILSLLLPKKLDETVFSSSGWIGESLKVAAPIILITGAGGIFGKMLQESGLAEAVTGGFEGAKWGLFVPFLLAACLKTTQGSSTVALVTTASICAPLMSFLGLDSAFMQTMTVLAIGAGSSVASHVNDSFFWVLTQLTGMNVKQGYQVQTAGTFVFGVSAMLLIYIITQIVA from the coding sequence ATGACCTATTTGATTGCTTTGATCCTTTCGCTGGCAGTTTTGATCACAGGGATCGTCAAATTTAAAGTACATCCCTTTTTCATGCTAATACTGGCATCCCTTACCTATGGTTTTACTGCGGGGATGTCTGGGGAGCAAATGGTAGAAGCGATCAATATAGGTTTTGGGGAGATTTTGGGGAAAATCGGCTTGATTATTCTTTTTGGAGTGACGATCGGTACCATCCTGGAAAAGTCGGGTGGAGCATTGGTCATGGCCAATCGGATATTGCAGTTGATCGGTAAAAAATCCATTCATCTGGCGATGATGTTGACAGGGTATGTGTTGTCCATACCGGTATTTGCGGACAGCGCCCTGATGATGATGAATCCCTTGAACAAGATGCTTTCAAAAAAAGCGGGCGTGTCATTCGCCGGAACGACAGCGGCCTTGGCGATGGGATTGACCGCTTCCCATGTAATGGTACCGCCCACTCCAGGACCAATTGCTGCGGCAGGGATACTGGGTGCCAACTTGGGGGATGTGATCCTTTGGGGGGTATTGGTGAGCAGTATTGCCCTTGTGCCCTGTTATTTTTATGCCCGAAAAGTAGCCGATAAACTCCGTGTTGCCGTTTTGATAGAAGTGGTTACTCCCGCGAAAGAACAACCTCCCTTGTGGAAATCACTTTTGGCCATTTTAATTCCCCTGCTATTGATCTTGGTAAAATCAGTACTGGAATATCCTACCGTGAATCCGGGAAATGGCTTTCTTGTGCGCATATGCTTGTTTTTGGGAACACCGGCAATTGCGTTGCTGGTAGGAGTGATCCTTTCCTTGCTATTGCCCAAAAAGCTGGATGAAACCGTCTTTTCTTCATCTGGCTGGATAGGCGAATCCTTGAAAGTGGCTGCACCGATCATTCTCATTACCGGAGCTGGCGGAATATTCGGTAAAATGCTACAGGAATCAGGCTTGGCAGAGGCGGTTACAGGAGGATTTGAAGGGGCCAAATGGGGTCTTTTTGTGCCCTTTCTTTTGGCTGCTTGCCTAAAAACCACCCAGGGAAGCAGTACCGTGGCCTTGGTGACGACGGCATCTATTTGTGCGCCATTGATGTCCTTTCTGGGACTTGACAGTGCTTTTATGCAGACCATGACCGTGTTGGCTATTGGGGCAGGGTCTTCAGTGGCCTCCCATGTGAATGACAGCTTTTTTTGGGTCCTGACCCAATTGACGGGAATGAACGTAAAGCAAGGTTACCAAGTACAAACGGCTGGCACCTTTGTTTTTGGCGTGAGCGCCATGTTATTGATTTATATTATCACTCAAATAGTAGCATAG
- the dgoD gene encoding galactonate dehydratase has translation MNKELAIARIELFKVPPRWLFVKITTESGLIGWGEPVVEGKADTVAACVREMEHYLIGRQANEIEDIWQVLYRGGFYRGGPILMSALSGIDQALWDIKGKYLNVPVYELLGGAVRQKMKMYCWIGGDHPEVVLEQAQEKVDAGYKAVKMNATGEMDWVSSVKETKKVVENIQLIREHFGDQLDIGLDFHGRVHKPMVKRLIDELTPFNPMFIEEPVLAENNDALRHIYSYSSIPIATGERMFSRWDFKEILHQGVVDIIQPDLSHAGGISEVRRIAAMAEAYDVTLAPHCPLGPISLASALHVDVVSANAIIQESSLGIHYNQGFDLLDFVKNPEVFELKDGYIALTDRPGLGVEMDEDKLREGQKIGHSWANPIWRNTDGSFAEW, from the coding sequence ATGAATAAGGAGTTAGCCATTGCACGGATTGAACTGTTCAAAGTGCCGCCACGATGGCTTTTTGTAAAAATCACCACCGAATCAGGACTGATCGGGTGGGGGGAGCCAGTAGTAGAAGGAAAGGCAGACACCGTAGCAGCCTGCGTCCGTGAAATGGAACACTACCTGATCGGAAGACAGGCCAATGAAATTGAGGACATTTGGCAAGTGCTTTACAGGGGTGGCTTTTATCGTGGAGGGCCGATCTTGATGAGTGCGCTATCAGGCATCGACCAGGCACTTTGGGATATCAAAGGTAAATATTTGAACGTGCCCGTTTACGAATTGCTGGGAGGGGCGGTGCGCCAAAAAATGAAAATGTACTGCTGGATCGGAGGAGACCATCCCGAGGTGGTTTTGGAACAAGCGCAAGAAAAGGTCGATGCCGGATACAAAGCCGTCAAAATGAATGCCACCGGTGAGATGGATTGGGTCTCTTCAGTCAAGGAGACAAAGAAGGTGGTCGAAAATATACAGTTGATTCGCGAACATTTTGGTGACCAGCTGGATATTGGCCTGGATTTTCATGGTCGCGTGCACAAGCCCATGGTCAAGCGTCTCATTGATGAATTGACCCCATTTAACCCCATGTTTATCGAAGAGCCGGTACTGGCCGAAAACAACGATGCTTTAAGGCATATTTATAGTTATTCTTCCATTCCCATTGCTACGGGAGAGCGGATGTTTTCACGGTGGGATTTCAAGGAAATCCTGCATCAAGGCGTGGTGGATATCATTCAGCCAGACCTGAGCCACGCTGGTGGAATCTCTGAAGTGCGCAGGATTGCTGCCATGGCGGAAGCTTATGATGTTACCTTGGCACCGCACTGTCCCTTGGGGCCGATTTCTTTGGCCTCGGCACTGCATGTGGATGTTGTTTCTGCCAATGCAATCATCCAAGAAAGCAGCCTGGGAATTCACTATAACCAAGGTTTTGACCTGTTGGATTTTGTCAAAAACCCAGAGGTCTTTGAGCTGAAAGATGGCTATATCGCATTAACTGATCGACCAGGATTGGGCGTAGAGATGGATGAAGACAAATTGCGGGAAGGACAGAAAATAGGCCACAGCTGGGCCAACCCCATTTGGCGAAATACTGATGGAAGCTTTGCCGAATGGTGA
- a CDS encoding bifunctional 4-hydroxy-2-oxoglutarate aldolase/2-dehydro-3-deoxy-phosphogluconate aldolase, producing the protein MNRAEVAEIILQEKLIAILRVNDADTLPVLITGLVAGGIKVLEITSNSPDFAAMIEKNRKRYPDILIGAGTVANRDLAIEAIHAGAQFLVSPNTHAGVISVAHDHDIPVVMGALTPTEVGEAIEQGADIIKLFPAGNFGPRYLKAIKAPFDKVRFFAVGGIHLEDMEKWMEAGADGLGLGSVLTHIDGLKLTEEIVAHNARKYVAKIKQYE; encoded by the coding sequence ATGAACAGAGCAGAAGTAGCTGAAATAATTCTTCAGGAGAAACTCATCGCGATCCTTCGTGTCAATGATGCGGATACTCTTCCGGTGTTGATCACGGGGCTAGTGGCCGGAGGCATCAAGGTGTTGGAAATCACCTCCAACAGTCCTGACTTTGCAGCCATGATCGAGAAAAACAGGAAGCGCTATCCAGACATTTTGATCGGTGCGGGTACGGTGGCCAACAGGGATTTGGCCATTGAGGCCATCCATGCAGGAGCACAGTTTTTGGTCTCCCCAAACACCCATGCTGGAGTCATTTCTGTAGCACATGATCACGATATTCCGGTCGTCATGGGCGCATTGACCCCCACAGAAGTAGGGGAAGCGATAGAACAGGGAGCTGATATCATTAAGCTGTTTCCCGCAGGGAATTTTGGTCCAAGGTATTTAAAGGCGATCAAAGCACCTTTTGATAAGGTTCGTTTTTTTGCCGTAGGGGGAATCCATTTGGAGGACATGGAAAAATGGATGGAAGCAGGGGCAGATGGGCTAGGCTTGGGGAGTGTGTTGACACATATCGATGGACTGAAGCTCACCGAAGAGATTGTCGCCCACAATGCCAGGAAGTATGTAGCTAAAATAAAACAATATGAATAA
- a CDS encoding FadR/GntR family transcriptional regulator → MEFSEIGKRKSLSAQVEEALMRSIKEGKYLPGERIPTENELCKIFNVSRTAIREAIKTLSARGMVKVKKGSGAFVSEVSVQNASEMLNTFFELSSDKDLMLQTIEARRVLEPRIAAEAAMKRSQRDIQLLEKNMIAMRECELEDKKTEAELDNDFHRILLSITGNSVLKLLLNPVFNLMPKFKMNVFAKPASGNLEAEKANMLKHHRHVLEAIIRQDPFGAQEAMEKHLHDTRKNYLHFTKSIDRS, encoded by the coding sequence TCAGGTGGAGGAAGCCCTGATGCGATCCATCAAGGAAGGGAAATACCTTCCAGGGGAAAGGATTCCCACGGAGAATGAGCTATGCAAGATTTTTAATGTCAGTAGGACTGCCATTCGGGAAGCAATTAAGACGCTAAGTGCACGTGGAATGGTCAAAGTAAAAAAGGGCAGTGGTGCTTTTGTCTCAGAAGTGAGCGTCCAGAATGCCTCGGAGATGCTAAATACGTTCTTTGAACTTTCCTCGGACAAGGATTTGATGTTACAGACGATCGAGGCAAGGCGTGTGTTGGAGCCCAGAATAGCCGCTGAAGCAGCCATGAAACGCAGTCAGAGGGATATTCAGCTGCTGGAGAAAAATATGATAGCGATGAGAGAATGTGAATTGGAGGATAAAAAGACCGAAGCAGAACTGGATAACGACTTTCACCGAATTTTACTTTCCATTACGGGTAATAGCGTCCTGAAATTGCTGCTGAATCCCGTTTTTAACCTAATGCCAAAATTCAAGATGAATGTCTTTGCCAAACCCGCATCCGGGAACCTGGAAGCTGAAAAAGCCAATATGCTCAAGCATCACCGGCATGTCTTGGAAGCAATAATCCGGCAAGATCCTTTTGGAGCGCAGGAAGCCATGGAAAAGCATTTGCACGATACCCGCAAAAACTACCTTCATTTTACCAAATCCATTGACCGGTCATAA